CGCGAAGGTGGGCACCGAGTCCGACGTCCGCGAGGCGCTGATGGCCGGGACGTCGGCGCGGTCCGCGTTCGACAGGTTCAAGGTCATGTGATGACGAGCAGCTACAAGGTCAAACGTGCCAGCCTCACCGACCAGGTGAGCCACCAGCTCGTGCGCTACGTCGAGGAGCACGGACTCCAGCCGGGCGACCCCCTGCCCACCGAGGCCGAGTTCGCCGAGATGTTCGGCGTCAGCCGCACCGTGATCCGCGAGGGGCTGAGCGCCGCCGCCGCCCTCGGGCTCATCGTCGCCGACCCGGGCCGGCGCTCGCGCGTGGCGCCGCTCTCCGCACGCGTCCTCGACAACTTCTTCGCCAACGCGCTGCGGCTGAACAAGGGCGCGGTCGTCGAGCTGCTCGAGGTGCGCGAGGCGCTGGAGACCTACGGCGTGCGACTGGCCGCGCGCGACCACGACGACGAGGGGCTCGAGGAGGTCAGGAGGCACCTCGAGAGCATGGACACGGCGCTCAAGGGGGAGGACCAGGAGGCGTTCGTCGACGCCGACGTCGGCTTCCACATGGCGCTGACCGCCCTCAGCGGCAACGAGGTCCTCGTGCACCTGATCGACGCCCTCAGGTCCTCGACGCGCCAGACGATCGCCTCGGGCCTGGCGGCGCGCGGCTCGCGCCTCAGCCTGCCCGCGATCCAGGCCGTGCACGTCGAGATCTTCGAGGCCGTGGAGGCCCGCGACCCGGAGGCGGCGGCCAAGGCGATGATGGAGCACTTCGCGCTCGCGATCGCGGCCGTGAAGACCGGCCCCGACGCCGCGTAGCCCCCGTGGACCTGAGGGGCAAGACGGTCCTCGTGACGGGCGCGGCCGGGACGGGCGTGGGCGCGGGCGTGTGCCAGGCCGTCGTCGCGGCGGGCGGACGGCTGGTCGTCAACGACCTCACCGCGGAGGGCACCGAGGCGGCCCGGCACGCCCACGGGGCCGTTGCCGGTTTCGCTGCCGACGTCTCGTCCGAGGCCGAGGTCGAGGCGATGTTCGCGGGCATCGCCGCCGCCGTAGGACGTCTCGACGGCGTCGTCAACAACGCCGGGGTGGGCCTCGACCGCGGCGTCGTCGACACCACCGCGGACGACTACCGACGCATCGAGTCGACCGACCTGCGGGGCACGTGGCTGGTCTCGCGCGCGTTCGCCCGCCAGGCGGTGGCCGGGGGCGGCGGCAGCATCGTCAACGTGTCGTCGGTGCACGCCGTGGCCACGATGCGCGGCTACGCGCTCTACGCCGCGGCGAAGGCGGGGGTGGAGGGCTTCACCCGCGGGCTCGCCGCCGAGCTGGGCTCCTTCGGCGTCCGCTGCAACGCCATCGCGCCCGGCTACGTGCACTCGGCGCAGAACGAGGCGCTCATCGCCGGCTGGACGGATGACCCCGCCGGCTGGGTCCGCGCCCACGTGCAGGAGCAGCAGGCCCTGCCCGTCGAGGTCGAGCCGCTCGACTGCGGGTGGGCCGCGGTGTTCTTCCTCTCCGACGCGAGCCGCGCGGTCACCGGACAGGTGCTCAGGGTCGACGCGGGGCTCACGACGCTCCTCTACGACAAGGCCTTCAAGTGAGGATCGAGCGCATCGTCGCCGACGAGGTCGTGGTGCCCGCGCGTCCGGGGACCGTCAACTCCGCGGGGCTCGACCGGCCGCTGCACAAGCTGGCCTCCCGGGGACGGGCCGCCTGGACGCGGCAGTTCGACGAGGTCCCCAAGCTGCTCCTGACCGTGCAGTGGGACGACGGGACCGTGGGCTACGGCGAGTGCTACCGCGACCACGACTGGGCGACCGTGGAGGCCGTGGCGCGCTCGCTGCTGGGGAGGAGCGCGGACGAGCTCACGCTGCAGGCCCTGCCCATCGGGCGCTGCCGCGAGTACGACGGCTTCGAGTGCGCCGTCTGGGACTCGGTCGCCAAGGCGCACGGGCTGAGGGTCGTGGACCTGCTGGGCGGGCCGGTCCGCGACGCGGTCCGCGTGGGCGCCTGGTCGGGGCACCGACGCGCCGGCGAGGTCGGCGAGCTCGCCGCTCGCTGCGCCGCGTCCGGCTACGACTGCCTCAAGTTCAAGTGCGACCTGGAGGACGACGTCGTCGCCTGGTGCCGCGAGGTGGCCGAGGCCGCGCCAGGCATGCAGGTGATCCTCGACCCCAACGAGCGCTGGCTGTACCCCCACGAGGCGCGGCGGCGCCTCGCGGCGTTGGCCGAGGTGGGGAACGTCCTCTGCGTCGAGGACCCGATCCCGCGGTGGATGCTCGACGAGTACCGCGAGCTCCGCGCCACCGGCGTGCCCGTGGTGCTCCACGTCTCGCTCCCCTACTTCGCGCACGGCCAGCGGGTCGAGGACGCCGTGCTCGCCCTGACCCGGCGGGCCGTCGACGGCTTCAACTTCAACGCCGGCCTGGCCGCGTTCGCGCGGCTCGCCCACGTGGCGTCCGCCGCCCGGCTGCCCTGCTGGCACGGCTCCGAGCTCGACCTCGGCGTGCTGGAGGCGATGTACCTCCACTCGTGCGCCGCCGCAGAGAGCTGCGTCTGGCCGAGCGACGTCTTCGGCCGGCTGGTCCGCTCGCACGACCTGCTCAAGGAGCCGCTGCGGATCGAGCCGCCGTTCGCCCGCCTCCCCACCGGGCCCGGCCTCGGGGTGGAGCCGGACCCCGAGGCGGTGGCCGCCCACCGCACCAGGCGCGAGGTGTACGAGCCATGACGCCGGGCGCCGCGCCCTACCCTCCCGCCGACGGGGACCGCCGGGAGATCTGGACGATGCTGGTCGAGCGCGACATCGCGGCGTTCGTCGCGGGCGACTGGCGCCTCGTGGCGGACGACTTCGTCGAGGAAGGGTTCCAGGGGATCGACGCCGGCCTCCAGGCCGACCCGGCCGCCTGGCGCCTGCGCTTCCCGGTCCTCGCCGACTACCGGGACGACTGGCTCCGCCAGTCCCGCGAGACCCTGGCGCGCGCGGACGCCGAGGCGGTGAGGAGGGGGCTCCGCGCCGCCACGGAGCTGCGCGACATCGAGGTCGCCGGCGCGAGCGCGCTGGCGCGCAAGGTGTTCGACGGCGAGCTGCGCCTGCGCGACGGCACGGCCCAGCCCCTGCGGTGGCAGACCCTCTACCGCTGCCGCAAGGCGGGCGGTCGCTGGCGCATCGTCGGCTTCGTCGGCTACCTCCCCTACCCGATGGGAAGCGGCGCCTCCTCGGGCTCGTCGGCTACCGGCCCAGCCACCCGCGCCCCTGCCGTCGCGAG
Above is a window of Trueperaceae bacterium DNA encoding:
- a CDS encoding mandelate racemase/muconate lactonizing enzyme family protein, whose product is MRIERIVADEVVVPARPGTVNSAGLDRPLHKLASRGRAAWTRQFDEVPKLLLTVQWDDGTVGYGECYRDHDWATVEAVARSLLGRSADELTLQALPIGRCREYDGFECAVWDSVAKAHGLRVVDLLGGPVRDAVRVGAWSGHRRAGEVGELAARCAASGYDCLKFKCDLEDDVVAWCREVAEAAPGMQVILDPNERWLYPHEARRRLAALAEVGNVLCVEDPIPRWMLDEYRELRATGVPVVLHVSLPYFAHGQRVEDAVLALTRRAVDGFNFNAGLAAFARLAHVASAARLPCWHGSELDLGVLEAMYLHSCAAAESCVWPSDVFGRLVRSHDLLKEPLRIEPPFARLPTGPGLGVEPDPEAVAAHRTRREVYEP
- a CDS encoding SDR family oxidoreductase; this encodes MDLRGKTVLVTGAAGTGVGAGVCQAVVAAGGRLVVNDLTAEGTEAARHAHGAVAGFAADVSSEAEVEAMFAGIAAAVGRLDGVVNNAGVGLDRGVVDTTADDYRRIESTDLRGTWLVSRAFARQAVAGGGGSIVNVSSVHAVATMRGYALYAAAKAGVEGFTRGLAAELGSFGVRCNAIAPGYVHSAQNEALIAGWTDDPAGWVRAHVQEQQALPVEVEPLDCGWAAVFFLSDASRAVTGQVLRVDAGLTTLLYDKAFK
- a CDS encoding RidA family protein — translated: MTPGAAPYPPADGDRREIWTMLVERDIAAFVAGDWRLVADDFVEEGFQGIDAGLQADPAAWRLRFPVLADYRDDWLRQSRETLARADAEAVRRGLRAATELRDIEVAGASALARKVFDGELRLRDGTAQPLRWQTLYRCRKAGGRWRIVGFVGYLPYPMGSGASSGSSATGPATRAPAVASAFASSDDAGAGGAAEATPAKRLPPGASQHATAGPYSPVLEVDPGRLVVISGQAALAADGSVVGDDVPSQARATLANCAAALASAGCGLADVFKVNVYLTDLRHWQAFNDVYAAVMPEPRPVRTAVQAGLLPGLLVEVEMWAVRPPRPSRSRRGRGTPT
- a CDS encoding FadR/GntR family transcriptional regulator gives rise to the protein MTSSYKVKRASLTDQVSHQLVRYVEEHGLQPGDPLPTEAEFAEMFGVSRTVIREGLSAAAALGLIVADPGRRSRVAPLSARVLDNFFANALRLNKGAVVELLEVREALETYGVRLAARDHDDEGLEEVRRHLESMDTALKGEDQEAFVDADVGFHMALTALSGNEVLVHLIDALRSSTRQTIASGLAARGSRLSLPAIQAVHVEIFEAVEARDPEAAAKAMMEHFALAIAAVKTGPDAA